Part of the Deinococcus aerophilus genome is shown below.
ACCACTGGGGGTCAGCCTTGATGAGGTGGCCGCACAGGCCATGGAGGCCACGACACTGGCGGCCCTGCCGCCCTCGCTGCGGGAGGCTTTCCGTATCGGCGCTGCCCTGCACGGCGAGGCGGTCTGCCAGGCACCCGTCCCGCTCTGCGCCACCTGCCCGCTGCGGCTACTCTGCGCCACGGGGCGCGAGCACCTGCACCAGCAGGCCCACGCGGAAGAACGCCTGACCCTGGTGGACATGTTCTGCGGCGCGGGCGGACTTTCAGAGGGGTTTCGCCGCGCGGGCTACCGCACCGTCCTGGCCGTCGACGCCGACGAGCACGCCATGCGCACCTACCGGCTCAACCACCCCGAGGTCGACGAGGGTGCCATGCTGTGCCGCGATATCCGCGATTTCCGTGGAGAGGCCGAGGCCATCCGGGAGATCGTCGGTGAGACCCCCATCGACGTGCTGGTCGGCGGGCCGCCCTGTCAGGGGTTCTCCAGGGCCGGCCTGCGCGCCAAGAGTGCGCACGGTGCAGGACCCGCCACCGAGGATGAGCGTAACCACCTGTTCCACGAACTGGTCGATCTGCTCGAAGTCCTCCAGCCCCGCGCCATGGTCATGGAAAACGTTCCCGGCATGAGTGAGGTGAAATACCAGGACGGCACCACCTTCGTTGATGCTGCGCGCAGCGCGATGGAGTCGGCGGGGTACCAGACCACCACCTGGCTGCTGAACGCAGCGGCCTACGGCGTGGCCCAGGACCGCATCCGACGCATCATCGTGGGCATCCGGGATGGGCGTGCCCCCGATGGGCCGCCGCCACCCACCCATCACGCGCCAAGCTCGCAGCACGCGGTGGACAGCCTGAAAGACGGACTGGAGCAGCAGGCCGTCACCCTGGGCGAACAGCTCGCCGGACTTCCACTGCTCAACGCGAACGAGGGCCAGAACATCAGCGCACTCAACGGCAGACTGCTCACCGGACACATCGCCCGCTTCAACAACCCCGACGACCTTGAGCGGTTTGAAAAGATCAAACCCGGCGAGTCCTACCGCAAGCTGATCGAGCGGGAACCACTCCTTGAGTGCTACAGCGCGGACAGCTTTCCTGACAAGTACTACAAAATGCGTGCCGACCGCCCGGCGCGCACCATCGTGGCCCACCTGCAGCGCGACGGCAACGGCTACATCCATCGAGCACC
Proteins encoded:
- the dcm gene encoding DNA (cytosine-5-)-methyltransferase, with the protein product MAAALFPASTPAQPHEALPAQATEDGFTAATGAAGRGLHDGPKGRVVSGADRRWRGVMDRRLHKQRGGTLVEARGVRQAVEEQAQTLTSALGALYADRLSGAGSAPPPPPLFAVTHLERVLRRTRLLEPLGVSLDEVAAQAMEATTLAALPPSLREAFRIGAALHGEAVCQAPVPLCATCPLRLLCATGREHLHQQAHAEERLTLVDMFCGAGGLSEGFRRAGYRTVLAVDADEHAMRTYRLNHPEVDEGAMLCRDIRDFRGEAEAIREIVGETPIDVLVGGPPCQGFSRAGLRAKSAHGAGPATEDERNHLFHELVDLLEVLQPRAMVMENVPGMSEVKYQDGTTFVDAARSAMESAGYQTTTWLLNAAAYGVAQDRIRRIIVGIRDGRAPDGPPPPTHHAPSSQHAVDSLKDGLEQQAVTLGEQLAGLPLLNANEGQNISALNGRLLTGHIARFNNPDDLERFEKIKPGESYRKLIEREPLLECYSADSFPDKYYKMRADRPARTIVAHLQRDGNGYIHRAPPSIAAGGAGWRSAPSARTPASGRACRSAQG